A single window of Synergistes jonesii DNA harbors:
- a CDS encoding DUF362 domain-containing protein, giving the protein MSRVYYRKTDESFTEEELSAAARQLLEAVVEREAVALEKRIALKVHFGEEGNATYVKPACFNGIIDLLVERGTEAAFMDTSVLYAGPRRRRESHTRLALAHGFTRLPVVIADGEAGEHFDEVPINGRHFKSCKIGAEYRKYAQMIVIAHFKGHRLAGFGGAVKQLSMGCAAKGGKLAMHMGIKPYIISFLCKRCGLCAANCPPQAISAGGSVAVDGEKCIGCGACFALCPNRAVSIYTPKSVCFALLRRGDFYERLAEYAYAAQRGRRNVYINFAVNITANCDCVSKKMTPVMRDIGIFAGADAVAVDSACCAAAQAAGHGFKGTEQLRYAEKLGLGSTSYELVGV; this is encoded by the coding sequence ATGTCGAGGGTATATTACAGGAAGACGGATGAGAGTTTTACGGAAGAAGAGCTTTCTGCGGCGGCGCGGCAACTGCTGGAAGCGGTCGTCGAACGCGAAGCCGTGGCGCTGGAAAAGAGAATCGCCCTGAAGGTACACTTCGGCGAGGAGGGGAACGCGACCTACGTAAAGCCGGCGTGCTTCAACGGCATTATAGACCTCCTCGTGGAGCGCGGCACCGAAGCGGCCTTCATGGACACCTCGGTGCTATACGCCGGGCCGCGGAGGAGGCGCGAAAGCCATACCAGGCTCGCACTCGCACACGGCTTCACGCGCCTGCCGGTCGTGATAGCGGACGGCGAAGCCGGCGAGCATTTCGACGAAGTCCCGATAAACGGCCGCCATTTCAAAAGCTGCAAAATCGGCGCGGAGTATCGGAAGTACGCTCAGATGATCGTCATAGCCCACTTCAAGGGGCATAGGCTCGCCGGCTTCGGCGGCGCGGTCAAGCAGTTGTCGATGGGCTGCGCCGCGAAGGGAGGCAAGCTCGCGATGCACATGGGGATAAAGCCCTACATAATAAGCTTCCTCTGCAAGCGCTGCGGGCTCTGCGCCGCGAACTGTCCGCCCCAGGCGATAAGCGCCGGCGGCAGTGTGGCGGTCGACGGCGAAAAGTGCATAGGCTGCGGCGCCTGCTTCGCGCTCTGCCCGAACAGGGCCGTGTCGATATACACGCCGAAGAGCGTCTGCTTCGCGCTGCTCAGACGCGGCGACTTTTACGAGCGCCTCGCCGAATACGCATACGCCGCTCAGCGCGGCAGGCGCAACGTCTATATAAACTTCGCGGTGAACATCACGGCGAACTGCGACTGCGTCTCGAAGAAGATGACGCCCGTGATGCGCGACATCGGGATATTCGCCGGCGCCGACGCCGTAGCGGTAGACAGCGCCTGCTGCGC
- a CDS encoding aldehyde dehydrogenase family protein, translated as MSKKAELQKQYGLFINGEWRPASDGATFKTYCPADGELLAECAEATREDVDLAVSAAWEAWKSWKNVDPAQRADILIKIADVIDANKEHLAMVESMDNGKPIRETMAIDVPLSSDHFRYFAGAVRTEEGSATMLDGNTMSLIFREPIGVVGQIVPWNFPFLMAAWKLAPVLAAGCCTVFKPSSLTPLSVLEFARLIGDLLPPGVFNVLTGKGSRAGQYILEHKGFRKLAFTGSTEIGGDVAKAAAERLIPSTLELGGKSANIYFPDCKWDMAMDGLQLGILFNQGQVCCAGSRVFVHEDIYDKFITDAVKAFNRVKVGMPWKEDTQMGSQIDKNQVKKIQKCVDEGLKEGAKIACGGHPLTEGEFANGSFYAPTLLVDVKNEMKVAQEEIFGPVAVVIKFKTEEEAIAMANDNGYGLGGAVWTRDINRAVRVCRGIETGRMWVNTYNSIPAGAPFGGYKASGIGRETHKVILEHYTQMKNIMINLSEAPSGFYPEK; from the coding sequence ATGAGCAAGAAAGCGGAACTGCAGAAGCAGTATGGATTGTTTATCAACGGAGAATGGCGGCCGGCGTCCGACGGAGCGACGTTCAAAACATATTGTCCCGCCGACGGCGAGCTGCTTGCGGAATGCGCGGAGGCGACGCGCGAAGATGTCGATCTTGCGGTATCCGCAGCCTGGGAAGCGTGGAAGAGCTGGAAAAACGTAGACCCGGCGCAGCGGGCGGATATCCTCATAAAGATAGCCGACGTGATCGACGCGAACAAGGAACACCTCGCGATGGTGGAGTCGATGGACAACGGCAAGCCGATCCGCGAAACGATGGCGATCGACGTCCCCTTATCATCCGACCACTTCCGTTATTTCGCCGGAGCGGTGCGCACCGAAGAGGGAAGCGCGACGATGCTCGACGGCAACACGATGTCGCTTATCTTCCGCGAACCGATCGGCGTAGTCGGCCAGATCGTGCCGTGGAACTTCCCCTTCCTGATGGCGGCGTGGAAGCTCGCGCCGGTGCTCGCGGCCGGCTGCTGCACGGTATTCAAGCCCTCCAGCCTGACGCCGCTATCGGTGCTCGAATTCGCGCGCCTCATCGGCGATCTCCTGCCGCCGGGCGTCTTCAACGTCCTCACGGGCAAGGGCTCGCGCGCGGGGCAGTACATTCTCGAACACAAGGGCTTCCGCAAGCTGGCTTTCACCGGTTCGACGGAGATCGGCGGCGACGTCGCGAAGGCGGCCGCTGAAAGGCTCATCCCGTCGACGCTCGAACTCGGCGGGAAATCCGCTAACATCTACTTCCCGGACTGCAAATGGGATATGGCGATGGACGGCCTACAGCTCGGCATCCTCTTCAACCAGGGGCAGGTATGCTGCGCCGGCTCGCGCGTATTCGTCCATGAGGACATCTACGACAAATTCATCACGGACGCAGTCAAGGCCTTCAACAGGGTGAAGGTCGGCATGCCGTGGAAGGAAGATACGCAGATGGGCAGCCAGATCGACAAGAACCAGGTCAAGAAGATTCAGAAATGCGTGGACGAAGGGCTCAAGGAAGGCGCCAAGATCGCCTGCGGCGGGCATCCTCTCACAGAGGGCGAATTCGCGAACGGCAGCTTCTACGCGCCGACGCTCCTCGTCGACGTAAAGAACGAGATGAAGGTCGCGCAGGAAGAAATCTTCGGTCCCGTCGCGGTCGTCATCAAGTTCAAAACGGAGGAAGAAGCCATCGCTATGGCGAACGATAACGGATACGGACTCGGAGGCGCGGTGTGGACGCGCGACATCAACCGCGCTGTGAGGGTCTGCCGCGGTATCGAAACGGGACGTATGTGGGTCAACACCTACAACTCGATCCCGGCGGGCGCGCCCTTCGGCGGCTACAAGGCGAGCGGCATCGGACGCGAGACGCACAAAGTCATCCTCGAACACTACACACAGATGAAGAACATAATGATCAACCTGAGCGAAGCCCCGAGCGGCTTCTACCCCGAAAAGTAA
- a CDS encoding glutamine synthetase III family protein, which yields MPEAKEYPKMKDIYGSLVFDRREMKQRLPKDVYEMLAAAIEGRQKLDSSVADTVALAMKDWAVSKGADHWAHWFHPLSETTAEKHAAFLTADENGNPLNSFRGKDLMQSEPDASSFPSGGTRSTFEARGYSAWDPTSPAFIIRSKKGGTLCIPSVFLAYDGSPLDLKTYLLRAMQAAESRAMKMLKLFGNRGVRYVHATVGAEQEFFLLDRPRAQKRPDIRFCGRTLVGSPPPRDQKMEDHYFGAIPARVLSYMEDVQRDLARLGVDIATRHNEAARCQFEFAPKFTEANLSCDQNQLIMETMRKMAREHELRLLFHEKPFQEMNGSGKHINFSFEDSEGRNLLKPSTNHRRNVIFLSFLSSFILGVSRHFGLLQASVSTPGNMYRLGGHEAPPFIISVYLGETVAGMIRAIEEGYGDDSVRPAKGTLDLGLPKLPDIVAFDSDRNRTSPIAFTGNKFEFRAPGASQAMATPVMALLSVWAAGLDEFIKLFEKRIDDGEDAVEAAIQTIREVSEMSRNIRFEGDAYTEKWHKEAEGRGLVKARTIPQGIDLFMEPSTVKMLEEMGVFTKKELEAFHTIKLENFVKNIEIEMSVLRDMVWEGILPAISKQLILERDSCAAAEELGTEGTDGWKQILSHLAASKIKLIKQTQELAKLRERMAAMTTREHADAIVDSAVPLMAEIRRSADSVEVYLSNEIMPYPNYRNLLSLSA from the coding sequence ATGCCGGAAGCGAAAGAGTACCCTAAGATGAAAGATATTTACGGCTCGCTCGTCTTTGACCGCAGGGAGATGAAGCAGCGCCTGCCGAAAGACGTCTACGAAATGCTCGCCGCCGCGATAGAGGGCAGGCAGAAATTGGATTCCAGCGTCGCCGACACCGTCGCCCTCGCTATGAAGGACTGGGCGGTATCGAAAGGAGCCGACCACTGGGCGCATTGGTTCCACCCGCTCTCGGAGACTACCGCCGAGAAACACGCCGCCTTCCTCACCGCCGACGAAAACGGCAACCCGCTGAACTCCTTCCGCGGCAAGGACCTGATGCAGAGCGAGCCGGACGCCTCCTCCTTTCCCTCCGGCGGCACGCGCAGCACCTTCGAGGCGCGCGGCTACTCCGCGTGGGACCCGACGAGCCCTGCGTTCATAATCCGTTCTAAAAAGGGGGGCACGCTCTGCATCCCGTCGGTATTCTTAGCCTACGACGGCTCTCCGCTCGACCTCAAGACATACCTGCTCCGCGCGATGCAGGCTGCGGAGAGCCGCGCTATGAAGATGCTGAAGCTCTTCGGCAACCGCGGCGTCCGCTACGTGCACGCTACGGTCGGGGCCGAGCAGGAATTCTTCCTCCTCGACCGCCCGCGCGCGCAGAAGCGCCCCGATATAAGATTCTGCGGCCGCACCCTCGTGGGCTCGCCGCCGCCCCGCGACCAGAAAATGGAAGACCATTACTTTGGGGCCATACCGGCGCGCGTGCTTTCGTATATGGAAGACGTGCAGCGCGACTTAGCGCGCCTCGGCGTAGACATAGCGACGCGCCACAACGAAGCGGCGCGCTGCCAGTTCGAATTCGCGCCGAAATTCACCGAAGCGAACCTCTCCTGCGATCAGAATCAGCTAATAATGGAGACGATGCGCAAAATGGCGCGCGAGCACGAGCTCCGCCTGCTCTTCCACGAAAAGCCCTTCCAGGAGATGAACGGCAGCGGCAAGCATATAAACTTCTCCTTCGAAGACAGCGAGGGGCGCAACCTGCTGAAGCCGTCGACGAACCACAGGAGGAACGTGATATTCCTCTCCTTCCTCTCCTCGTTCATATTGGGCGTTTCCAGGCACTTCGGGCTGCTCCAGGCCTCCGTTTCGACGCCAGGCAACATGTACCGCTTAGGCGGGCATGAGGCGCCTCCGTTCATCATCAGCGTCTACCTCGGCGAGACCGTCGCCGGCATGATCCGCGCGATCGAAGAGGGCTACGGCGACGACAGCGTCAGGCCGGCGAAGGGCACGCTCGACCTCGGGCTCCCGAAGCTGCCGGACATCGTCGCCTTCGACAGCGACAGGAATCGCACGAGCCCGATCGCCTTCACCGGAAATAAATTCGAATTCCGAGCGCCGGGCGCCTCTCAGGCGATGGCGACGCCCGTCATGGCGCTGCTTTCCGTGTGGGCCGCCGGGCTCGATGAATTCATAAAGCTCTTCGAAAAACGCATAGACGACGGGGAAGACGCGGTCGAAGCGGCGATACAGACGATACGCGAAGTCTCAGAGATGAGCCGCAACATCCGCTTCGAGGGGGACGCCTACACGGAGAAATGGCATAAGGAAGCGGAGGGGCGCGGCCTCGTAAAGGCGCGCACGATACCGCAGGGCATCGACCTCTTCATGGAGCCCTCGACGGTAAAAATGCTCGAAGAGATGGGCGTCTTCACGAAGAAGGAGCTCGAAGCGTTTCACACGATCAAGCTGGAGAACTTCGTGAAGAACATCGAAATAGAGATGTCCGTGCTTCGCGACATGGTGTGGGAGGGCATACTGCCCGCGATATCGAAGCAGCTGATACTCGAACGCGATTCCTGCGCTGCCGCCGAAGAGCTGGGAACGGAGGGGACTGATGGGTGGAAGCAAATCCTCTCGCACCTAGCGGCGTCAAAGATAAAGCTCATCAAACAGACGCAGGAGCTCGCGAAGCTCCGCGAGAGGATGGCGGCGATGACGACGCGCGAGCACGCGGACGCGATAGTGGACTCCGCCGTGCCTCTGATGGCGGAGATTCGCAGGAGCGCGGACTCTGTCGAGGTCTACCTTTCGAACGAGATAATGCCATATCCGAACTACCGCAACCTCCTATCTCTTTCGGCGTAG